A genomic segment from Nicotiana tabacum cultivar K326 chromosome 9, ASM71507v2, whole genome shotgun sequence encodes:
- the LOC107791732 gene encoding magnesium transporter MRS2-11, chloroplastic isoform X3, with product MAATAPHVLQLPVRSPELRVLIAGYAVFGSRLELPYLRNNHAPLQVKARKVKVKCVAKSTEEETELEALVKDDEDDDDVAIRREYSNGSASSQKTVSTSSGDSLSLGIREPVYEVVEVKSSGTVAKRNINRRHLLKSSGLRPRDIRSVDPSLWLTNSMPALLVVEAALHSRIQRLEHRLWDLEPRVQALLEVLPNRLTADILEELRISKQKLVELGSRAGALKQMLLDILEDTHEIRRICIMGRNCVLKKENDEMECSVPLEKEVAEEEEEEIEMLLENYLQRCESCHGQAERLLDSAKEMEDSIAVNLSSRRLEVSRFELILQVGTFCVAVGAMVAGIFGMNLRSYLEEHVFAFWLTTGGIIVGAVLGFYLMYWYLRTKKIL from the exons ATGGCGGCAACTGCTCCGCATGTACTTCAGTTACCGGTTCGGTCGCCGGAGCTTCGAGTTTTGATAGCTGGATACGCGGTTTTCGGGTCGCGATTGGAGTTGCCGTACTTGCGTAATAATCACGCGCCTCTGCAGGTTAAGGCTCGGAAAGTGAAAGTTAAGTGTGTTGCAAAATCGACTGAAGAGGAGACTGAGCTGGAGGCGTTGGTCAAGgacgatgaagatgatgatgacgTGGCGATTCGTCGGGAGTACTCCAATGGCTCAGCTAGTTCGCAAAAGACTGTTTCTACCTCTAGTGGCGATTCCTTGTCCCTTGGAATCCGTGAACCTGTTTATGAG GTAGTGGAGGTAAAGTCATCTGGGACGGTAGCGAAAAGGAATATAAACAGAAGGCACTTGCTGAAGTCAAGTG GTCTACGCCCTCGAGATATCAGGAGTGTTGATCCATCATTGTGGTTGACAAATTCAATGCCTGCTTTGCTG GTGGTTGAAGCAGCATTGCATTCACGGATACAGAGATTGGAGCATAGACTGTGGGATTTAGAACCTCGT GTCCAAGCATTACTTGAGGTTTTGCCTAATCGATTAACTGCAGACATATTGGAGGAACTCCGTATCAGTAAACAGAAATTG GTGGAATTGGGTTCCAGGGCCGGGGCTCTTAAGCAAATGCTGCTTGATATTCTAGAGGATACTCATGAAATACGTCGCATCTGTATCATGGGGAGAAATTGTGTACTTAAGAAAGAAAATGATGAGATGGAATGCTCTGTGCCCCTAGAAAAGGAGGTTGCTGAGG aagaagaggaagaaattGAAATGCTGTTGGAAAACTATCTTCAGAG ATGTGAATCTTGTCACGGTCAAGCAGAAAGGCTCCTTGATTCTGCAAAAGAAATGGAAGACTCAATTGCCGTAAACTTGAG tTCTCGAAGGCTTGAGGTAAGCAGATTTGAATTGATTCTACAGGTTGGGACATTTTGTGTTGCCGTCGGTGCTATGGTAGCAG GTATATTTGGCATGAACTTAAGATCCTATCTAGAGGAACATGTG TTTGCATTCTGGCTTACAACTGGAGGAATAATCGTTGGGGCTGTTCTGGGCTTCTATCTCATGTACTGGTATCTGAGAACAAAGAAAATACTGTAA
- the LOC107791732 gene encoding magnesium transporter MRS2-11, chloroplastic isoform X2, whose amino-acid sequence MAATAPHVLQLPVRSPELRVLIAGYAVFGSRLELPYLRNNHAPLQVKARKVKVKCVAKSTEEETELEALVKDDEDDDDVAIRREYSNGSASSQKTVSTSSGDSLSLGIREPVYEVVEVKSSGTVAKRNINRRHLLKSSGLRPRDIRSVDPSLWLTNSMPALLVREHAILLNLGSLRAIIMQEQVLIFNYNRKGGKAFIDALLPRLNPKNTNGGPSMPFVLEVVEAALHSRIQRLEHRLWDLEPRVQALLEVLPNRLTADILEELRISKQKLVELGSRAGALKQMLLDILEDTHEIRRICIMGRNCVLKKENDEMECSVPLEKEVAEEEEEEIEMLLENYLQRCESCHGQAERLLDSAKEMEDSIAVNLRYIWHELKILSRGTCVCILAYNWRNNRWGCSGLLSHVLVSENKENTVSNSCFGNQVTRNLTKIQLATAI is encoded by the exons ATGGCGGCAACTGCTCCGCATGTACTTCAGTTACCGGTTCGGTCGCCGGAGCTTCGAGTTTTGATAGCTGGATACGCGGTTTTCGGGTCGCGATTGGAGTTGCCGTACTTGCGTAATAATCACGCGCCTCTGCAGGTTAAGGCTCGGAAAGTGAAAGTTAAGTGTGTTGCAAAATCGACTGAAGAGGAGACTGAGCTGGAGGCGTTGGTCAAGgacgatgaagatgatgatgacgTGGCGATTCGTCGGGAGTACTCCAATGGCTCAGCTAGTTCGCAAAAGACTGTTTCTACCTCTAGTGGCGATTCCTTGTCCCTTGGAATCCGTGAACCTGTTTATGAG GTAGTGGAGGTAAAGTCATCTGGGACGGTAGCGAAAAGGAATATAAACAGAAGGCACTTGCTGAAGTCAAGTG GTCTACGCCCTCGAGATATCAGGAGTGTTGATCCATCATTGTGGTTGACAAATTCAATGCCTGCTTTGCTG GTCCGTGAGCATGCAATTCTATTGAATCTAGGTTCTTTACGGGCCATAATAATGCAAGAACAAGTCCTTATATTTAATTATAACCG TAAAGGAGGAAAGGCTTTCATTGATGCATTGTTACCACGGCTAAATCCTAAAAACACAAATGGAGGACCATCGATGCCTTTTGTGCTAGAG GTGGTTGAAGCAGCATTGCATTCACGGATACAGAGATTGGAGCATAGACTGTGGGATTTAGAACCTCGT GTCCAAGCATTACTTGAGGTTTTGCCTAATCGATTAACTGCAGACATATTGGAGGAACTCCGTATCAGTAAACAGAAATTG GTGGAATTGGGTTCCAGGGCCGGGGCTCTTAAGCAAATGCTGCTTGATATTCTAGAGGATACTCATGAAATACGTCGCATCTGTATCATGGGGAGAAATTGTGTACTTAAGAAAGAAAATGATGAGATGGAATGCTCTGTGCCCCTAGAAAAGGAGGTTGCTGAGG aagaagaggaagaaattGAAATGCTGTTGGAAAACTATCTTCAGAG ATGTGAATCTTGTCACGGTCAAGCAGAAAGGCTCCTTGATTCTGCAAAAGAAATGGAAGACTCAATTGCCGTAAACTTGAG GTATATTTGGCATGAACTTAAGATCCTATCTAGAGGAACATGTG TTTGCATTCTGGCTTACAACTGGAGGAATAATCGTTGGGGCTGTTCTGGGCTTCTATCTCATGTACTGGTATCTGAGAACAAAGAAAATACTGTAAGCAACAGCTGCTTTGGCAATCAG GTGACACGAAACTTGACAAAGATTCAGCTTGCAACTGCAATATAG
- the LOC107791732 gene encoding magnesium transporter MRS2-11, chloroplastic isoform X1 has translation MAATAPHVLQLPVRSPELRVLIAGYAVFGSRLELPYLRNNHAPLQVKARKVKVKCVAKSTEEETELEALVKDDEDDDDVAIRREYSNGSASSQKTVSTSSGDSLSLGIREPVYEVVEVKSSGTVAKRNINRRHLLKSSGLRPRDIRSVDPSLWLTNSMPALLVREHAILLNLGSLRAIIMQEQVLIFNYNRKGGKAFIDALLPRLNPKNTNGGPSMPFVLEVVEAALHSRIQRLEHRLWDLEPRVQALLEVLPNRLTADILEELRISKQKLVELGSRAGALKQMLLDILEDTHEIRRICIMGRNCVLKKENDEMECSVPLEKEVAEEEEEEIEMLLENYLQRCESCHGQAERLLDSAKEMEDSIAVNLSSRRLEVSRFELILQVGTFCVAVGAMVAGIFGMNLRSYLEEHVFAFWLTTGGIIVGAVLGFYLMYWYLRTKKIL, from the exons ATGGCGGCAACTGCTCCGCATGTACTTCAGTTACCGGTTCGGTCGCCGGAGCTTCGAGTTTTGATAGCTGGATACGCGGTTTTCGGGTCGCGATTGGAGTTGCCGTACTTGCGTAATAATCACGCGCCTCTGCAGGTTAAGGCTCGGAAAGTGAAAGTTAAGTGTGTTGCAAAATCGACTGAAGAGGAGACTGAGCTGGAGGCGTTGGTCAAGgacgatgaagatgatgatgacgTGGCGATTCGTCGGGAGTACTCCAATGGCTCAGCTAGTTCGCAAAAGACTGTTTCTACCTCTAGTGGCGATTCCTTGTCCCTTGGAATCCGTGAACCTGTTTATGAG GTAGTGGAGGTAAAGTCATCTGGGACGGTAGCGAAAAGGAATATAAACAGAAGGCACTTGCTGAAGTCAAGTG GTCTACGCCCTCGAGATATCAGGAGTGTTGATCCATCATTGTGGTTGACAAATTCAATGCCTGCTTTGCTG GTCCGTGAGCATGCAATTCTATTGAATCTAGGTTCTTTACGGGCCATAATAATGCAAGAACAAGTCCTTATATTTAATTATAACCG TAAAGGAGGAAAGGCTTTCATTGATGCATTGTTACCACGGCTAAATCCTAAAAACACAAATGGAGGACCATCGATGCCTTTTGTGCTAGAG GTGGTTGAAGCAGCATTGCATTCACGGATACAGAGATTGGAGCATAGACTGTGGGATTTAGAACCTCGT GTCCAAGCATTACTTGAGGTTTTGCCTAATCGATTAACTGCAGACATATTGGAGGAACTCCGTATCAGTAAACAGAAATTG GTGGAATTGGGTTCCAGGGCCGGGGCTCTTAAGCAAATGCTGCTTGATATTCTAGAGGATACTCATGAAATACGTCGCATCTGTATCATGGGGAGAAATTGTGTACTTAAGAAAGAAAATGATGAGATGGAATGCTCTGTGCCCCTAGAAAAGGAGGTTGCTGAGG aagaagaggaagaaattGAAATGCTGTTGGAAAACTATCTTCAGAG ATGTGAATCTTGTCACGGTCAAGCAGAAAGGCTCCTTGATTCTGCAAAAGAAATGGAAGACTCAATTGCCGTAAACTTGAG tTCTCGAAGGCTTGAGGTAAGCAGATTTGAATTGATTCTACAGGTTGGGACATTTTGTGTTGCCGTCGGTGCTATGGTAGCAG GTATATTTGGCATGAACTTAAGATCCTATCTAGAGGAACATGTG TTTGCATTCTGGCTTACAACTGGAGGAATAATCGTTGGGGCTGTTCTGGGCTTCTATCTCATGTACTGGTATCTGAGAACAAAGAAAATACTGTAA